The Pseudomonas sp. FP2309 genome has a window encoding:
- a CDS encoding class II fumarate hydratase, protein MSRIETDSLGEVAVPDDAYWGAQTQRSLVNFAIGEQRMPLAVLHALALIKKAAARVNDRNGDLPADIARLIEQAADEILDGQHDDQFPLVVWQTGSGTQSNMNANEVIAGRANELAGNPRGGKSPVHPNDHVNRSQSSNDCFPTAMSIAAVQAVHERLLPAIACLSGGLAELAARHMKLVKTGRTHMMDATPITFGQELSAFIAQLDYAERAVRSALPAACELAQGGTAVGTGLNAPHGFGEAIASELAALSGLPFVTAPNKFAALSGHEPLVTLHGALKTLAVALMKIANDLRLLGSGPRAGLAEVKLPANEPGSSIMPGKVNPTQCEALSMLACQVLGNDVTIGIAASQGHLQLNVYKPVIIHNLLESIRLLADGCNNFQEHCIAGLEPDAGQMADHLERGLMLVTALNPHIGYDKSAEIAKKAYAEGLTLREAALALGYLTDTEFDQWVRPENMLGS, encoded by the coding sequence ATGAGCCGTATCGAAACCGACAGTCTGGGAGAAGTAGCCGTCCCGGATGACGCCTACTGGGGTGCCCAGACCCAACGCTCACTGGTGAATTTCGCCATCGGCGAACAACGCATGCCCCTGGCGGTGCTGCACGCCCTGGCCCTGATCAAAAAGGCCGCCGCACGGGTCAACGACCGCAACGGCGACCTGCCCGCCGACATCGCCCGCCTGATCGAACAGGCCGCTGATGAAATTCTCGACGGCCAGCACGACGACCAGTTTCCTCTGGTGGTCTGGCAGACCGGCAGCGGCACTCAAAGCAATATGAACGCCAACGAAGTGATCGCCGGCCGCGCCAACGAGCTGGCGGGCAACCCGCGCGGTGGCAAAAGCCCGGTGCACCCCAACGATCACGTGAACCGCTCCCAGAGCTCCAACGATTGCTTCCCCACGGCCATGAGCATTGCGGCGGTGCAAGCGGTGCATGAACGCTTGTTGCCGGCGATCGCCTGCCTGTCCGGCGGTTTGGCGGAACTGGCCGCGCGGCATATGAAGCTGGTCAAGACCGGTCGCACCCACATGATGGATGCGACGCCAATTACCTTCGGCCAGGAACTCTCCGCGTTTATCGCCCAACTCGATTACGCCGAACGCGCCGTGCGCAGCGCCCTGCCCGCTGCCTGCGAGCTGGCCCAGGGTGGCACGGCGGTGGGCACCGGGCTGAATGCGCCCCATGGCTTTGGCGAGGCGATTGCCTCAGAGCTGGCCGCCCTCTCCGGATTGCCGTTTGTAACCGCACCGAACAAGTTCGCCGCCCTGTCCGGCCACGAGCCACTGGTGACCCTGCACGGCGCCCTGAAAACCCTGGCCGTGGCCCTGATGAAAATCGCCAACGACCTGCGCCTGCTGGGCTCGGGCCCGCGTGCCGGGTTGGCGGAGGTCAAACTGCCGGCCAACGAGCCGGGCAGTTCGATCATGCCGGGCAAGGTCAACCCGACCCAGTGTGAAGCGCTGTCGATGCTGGCCTGCCAGGTGCTGGGCAATGACGTGACCATCGGCATTGCCGCCAGCCAGGGGCATTTACAGTTGAACGTGTACAAGCCGGTAATCATCCACAACCTGCTGGAATCGATCCGACTGCTGGCCGACGGCTGCAATAACTTCCAAGAGCATTGCATTGCAGGCCTTGAACCGGACGCCGGGCAAATGGCCGATCACTTGGAGCGCGGGCTGATGCTGGTGACGGCGCTGAACCCGCATATCGGCTATGACAAGTCGGCGGAGATCGCCAAGAAAGCCTACGCCGAAGGGCTGACGCTACGCGAGGCGGCCTTGGCGCTGGGCTACCTCACGGATACGGAATTCGATCAGTGGGTACGCCCGGAAAACATGCTCGGCAGTTGA
- a CDS encoding fimbrial protein, whose product MKSNTVKVLGGLLLMLTGWAKAQDVEGMNGMLNVLGSLHESPCSLEMTSVNQTIDLGDVSTSQLQRPGDQANPVAFQLRFDDCQRTAGSIRNERTGNLTWSAYQPVLSVAFIAPADADDPRLVKVQGITGMGLRLTDALGRDVQLGSRGQPLFLAVGATTQTWKVQPTRTAAPLTSGAFRAVVDFRLNYE is encoded by the coding sequence ATGAAGTCGAACACCGTGAAAGTACTCGGTGGCCTGTTACTGATGCTGACGGGATGGGCGAAGGCCCAGGACGTCGAGGGTATGAATGGCATGCTGAACGTGCTCGGGTCGCTGCATGAAAGCCCTTGCAGCCTGGAGATGACCTCCGTCAATCAAACGATTGACCTGGGAGATGTCTCGACCAGCCAGTTGCAACGCCCCGGCGATCAAGCGAACCCGGTGGCCTTTCAACTGCGCTTCGATGATTGCCAGCGCACCGCCGGCAGCATCCGTAATGAACGTACCGGAAACCTGACATGGAGTGCCTATCAGCCGGTGTTGTCGGTGGCGTTTATCGCACCTGCCGATGCCGATGACCCGCGACTGGTCAAGGTGCAAGGCATCACCGGGATGGGCCTGCGCCTGACCGATGCGCTGGGGCGGGATGTGCAGTTGGGGTCAAGGGGCCAACCGCTGTTCCTGGCCGTGGGCGCTACCACCCAGACCTGGAAGGTTCAACCCACACGCACCGCCGCGCCCCTGACCAGCGGAGCGTTCAGGGCCGTCGTGGACTTCAGGCTCAACTATGAGTAA
- a CDS encoding DUF2059 domain-containing protein → MTRLRAICTAVALVCASGQVLADTASHNASAEAFLTLAHADKLGTPVYMQVQQMFAQRFEQTKAPATKQSVLDSYQAKANAALDQAIGWPKLKPDMVKLYTTNFSESELKDLVAFYQSPLGKKVLEKMPQLTQQSAQMTQAKLESAVPVVNKLLEDMTNELAPKAAAPAKKK, encoded by the coding sequence ATGACTCGTCTTCGTGCCATCTGTACCGCGGTTGCTCTGGTATGCGCCAGCGGCCAGGTTCTTGCCGATACCGCCAGCCACAACGCCAGTGCCGAAGCCTTCCTGACCCTGGCCCATGCCGACAAGCTGGGTACCCCGGTGTACATGCAAGTGCAGCAGATGTTCGCCCAGCGTTTCGAACAGACCAAGGCACCGGCCACCAAGCAGTCCGTACTGGACAGCTACCAGGCCAAGGCCAACGCCGCTCTCGACCAGGCCATCGGCTGGCCGAAGCTGAAGCCGGACATGGTCAAGCTCTACACCACCAACTTCAGCGAGTCCGAGCTCAAGGACCTGGTCGCTTTCTACCAGTCGCCACTGGGCAAGAAAGTCCTGGAAAAAATGCCGCAGTTGACCCAGCAATCGGCCCAGATGACCCAGGCCAAGCTGGAAAGCGCAGTGCCGGTGGTCAACAAGCTGTTGGAAGACATGACCAACGAGCTGGCGCCAAAAGCCGCCGCACCGGCCAAGAAGAAGTAA
- a CDS encoding fimbrial protein, giving the protein MKKTAGAMALLFLAGVATTAGAVDCRMNGGPWITVGAGQDINLQVPVNVRLDTNQNRILMEGANLECRYTPGPQTPSRAEDYWATGSSAGIPWTPGPKFASEGTGLRVNGVYRNYPVAGGIRVATLPDNRVGYPINVAPYIVMRNSPGNPINIRVGDNLGLLRMTQTNNSGSGSSRLAVTYLANNNFTISPSTCTINNNNPIEINFGEVNQRAIGSDPLTTPIISNRRLNYSCPQGGISTPITITYKGTRSSFDTRLLMMSNPQVGTALVRGGVAVPVNGSFLTQISNSVGGDDVTFSLVRRAASLPAAGAISGSGVLVMGVP; this is encoded by the coding sequence ATGAAAAAAACAGCTGGCGCCATGGCGCTTTTGTTCCTTGCCGGTGTGGCTACGACGGCTGGCGCCGTTGACTGTCGTATGAATGGCGGTCCCTGGATCACGGTAGGCGCGGGGCAGGATATCAACTTGCAGGTGCCTGTGAATGTTCGGCTGGATACCAACCAGAATCGAATCTTAATGGAAGGGGCGAACCTCGAATGTCGATACACGCCCGGCCCTCAAACTCCTTCTCGTGCCGAAGACTATTGGGCCACCGGCAGTTCCGCCGGTATTCCGTGGACACCCGGTCCGAAGTTCGCCTCCGAAGGCACGGGCCTGCGCGTCAACGGTGTGTACCGAAACTACCCGGTGGCCGGTGGTATCCGGGTGGCTACGCTGCCGGACAACAGGGTCGGCTATCCAATCAATGTCGCGCCCTACATAGTGATGCGTAATAGTCCGGGGAATCCGATCAACATCCGGGTCGGTGACAACCTGGGGCTGCTGCGCATGACCCAGACGAACAACTCGGGGAGCGGTTCGTCGCGGCTTGCCGTCACCTACCTGGCCAACAACAATTTCACCATCTCGCCGTCGACCTGCACGATCAACAATAACAACCCGATCGAAATCAACTTCGGCGAGGTCAATCAACGGGCCATCGGCAGCGACCCGCTGACCACCCCCATCATCAGCAATCGCAGGCTGAATTACTCATGCCCCCAGGGCGGGATCAGCACACCAATCACCATTACTTACAAGGGAACCCGGTCGTCGTTCGACACCCGGCTGCTGATGATGAGCAACCCGCAAGTGGGTACAGCCCTTGTGCGTGGCGGCGTTGCCGTTCCGGTGAATGGATCGTTCCTGACTCAGATCAGCAACAGCGTCGGGGGTGACGATGTGACGTTTTCGCTGGTGCGGCGAGCGGCATCGCTGCCGGCCGCCGGGGCCATAAGCGGGAGCGGAGTACTGGTCATGGGGGTGCCATGA
- a CDS encoding DsbA family protein, with translation MSARLLYVMDPMCSWCWGFAPVAQALIEQAQAAGVDVHLVVGGLRTGSGAALEPTTRRYILEHWQAVTDATGQPFKREGALPDGFVYDTEPACRALVTARSLAPDCAWTLLGLIQHAFYVEGRDVTLASVLVELAEQAGIPRIEFAGEFDRAEQHAATAADFTWVQDLGIAGFPTLLAERNGQLALLTNGYQPLSELSPLLARWLERATCA, from the coding sequence ATGTCCGCGCGCCTGCTCTATGTAATGGACCCGATGTGTTCCTGGTGCTGGGGCTTTGCCCCGGTGGCGCAGGCGCTGATTGAGCAGGCCCAGGCGGCCGGCGTCGACGTGCACCTGGTGGTGGGCGGTTTGCGCACCGGCAGCGGCGCTGCGCTGGAGCCGACCACCCGGCGCTACATTCTTGAGCACTGGCAGGCGGTCACCGACGCCACCGGCCAGCCGTTCAAACGTGAAGGTGCGCTGCCCGATGGTTTTGTGTATGACACTGAGCCGGCGTGCCGGGCCCTTGTCACGGCACGCAGCCTGGCGCCGGATTGTGCGTGGACGCTGCTTGGGCTCATCCAGCACGCATTTTATGTCGAGGGCCGCGACGTGACCCTCGCCAGCGTGTTGGTGGAACTGGCCGAACAGGCAGGCATCCCGCGTATCGAATTCGCCGGCGAGTTTGACCGTGCCGAGCAACACGCTGCCACGGCGGCGGATTTCACCTGGGTGCAGGATCTGGGCATCGCCGGGTTCCCGACCTTGCTGGCTGAGCGCAATGGTCAGTTGGCACTGCTCACCAACGGCTATCAGCCGCTGTCCGAGCTGTCACCGCTGCTCGCTCGATGGCTGGAGAGAGCGACCTGTGCCTGA
- a CDS encoding fimbria/pilus periplasmic chaperone: MMPNTCLIVLAFALLGPGFIQNASAAVGLDRTRVIFDGGKQATSVNITNNNTQLPYLAQGWIEDETGQKITTPLIVLPPVQRLEPGKQSQVKVQALPAARLLPQDRETVYYFNLREIPPRSDKSNTLQIALQTRIKLFYRPQAIEPSQQDLSNPWQEKLTLTREGDHYTVNNPTPYYVTLVDARSTKDGKTVAGFEPMMVAPKGSLKLKPSATALGTAPYLSYVNDYGGRPLLAFTCRGETCQVAPSNE, translated from the coding sequence ATGATGCCGAACACGTGCCTCATCGTCCTGGCCTTTGCGCTGCTGGGGCCTGGCTTTATCCAAAATGCCAGCGCCGCTGTCGGCCTGGATCGTACCCGCGTGATTTTCGACGGCGGCAAACAGGCTACCAGCGTGAACATCACCAATAACAACACTCAGTTGCCGTACCTGGCCCAGGGTTGGATTGAAGATGAAACCGGCCAGAAAATCACCACGCCGCTGATCGTACTGCCACCGGTGCAGCGGCTGGAGCCCGGCAAGCAAAGCCAGGTCAAGGTGCAGGCCTTGCCGGCGGCCAGGTTGCTGCCGCAGGACCGGGAAACGGTGTACTACTTCAACCTGCGGGAGATTCCGCCGCGCAGCGACAAATCCAACACCCTGCAAATTGCCCTGCAGACCCGCATCAAGTTGTTCTATCGGCCGCAGGCCATTGAGCCGAGCCAGCAGGACCTGTCCAACCCTTGGCAGGAAAAGCTCACCCTGACTCGCGAGGGCGACCACTACACCGTTAACAACCCCACGCCTTACTACGTGACCCTGGTGGATGCCCGCAGCACCAAGGACGGTAAAACCGTGGCGGGCTTCGAGCCCATGATGGTTGCGCCCAAAGGCTCGCTGAAATTGAAACCCTCTGCGACGGCATTGGGAACTGCTCCCTACTTGAGCTACGTGAATGACTACGGCGGACGTCCGTTGCTGGCCTTCACCTGCCGTGGCGAAACCTGCCAGGTAGCACCGTCCAATGAGTAA
- a CDS encoding BolA family transcriptional regulator, translating to MTMQQRIETTLAALEPQHMSVLDESHMHSRGLQTHFKAVLVSQQFEGLNRVKRHQKVYATLGDLMSEFHALALHTYTPEEWATIDAAPASPTCAGGE from the coding sequence ATGACCATGCAACAGCGTATCGAAACGACGCTCGCCGCTCTGGAGCCTCAACACATGAGCGTGCTGGATGAAAGCCATATGCACAGCCGTGGGTTGCAGACCCACTTCAAGGCCGTGCTGGTCAGCCAGCAGTTTGAGGGGCTCAACCGCGTCAAGCGCCACCAGAAGGTCTACGCCACCCTGGGTGACCTGATGAGCGAGTTTCATGCCCTGGCGCTGCATACCTATACGCCCGAAGAATGGGCGACCATCGACGCAGCGCCGGCCTCGCCGACCTGCGCAGGGGGAGAGTGA
- a CDS encoding rhodanese-related sulfurtransferase, translated as MTQPIVVAALYKFVTLEDYVALREPLLQAMVDNGIKGTLLIAEEGINGTVSGSREGIDGLMAWLKNDPRMDDIDHKESYCDDQPFYRTKVKLKKEIVTLGVAGVDPNKKVGTYVDPKDWNALISDPEVLLIDTRNDYEVSIGTFEGAVDPKTTSFREFPDYIKANFDPARHKKVAMFCTGGIRCEKASSYMLSEGFDEVYHLKGGILKYLEEVPQEETKWQGDCFVFDNRVTVRHDLSEGDYDQCHACRTPVSVEDRASEHYVAGISCPHCWDKLPEKTRRSAIDRQKQIELAKARNMPHPIGFNYKQTPSEV; from the coding sequence ATGACTCAACCGATTGTCGTGGCGGCACTGTATAAGTTCGTCACCCTCGAAGATTACGTCGCCCTGCGCGAGCCCCTGCTGCAGGCGATGGTCGACAACGGCATCAAAGGCACTTTGCTGATCGCCGAAGAAGGCATCAACGGCACCGTTTCCGGCAGCCGCGAAGGCATCGACGGCCTGATGGCCTGGTTGAAGAACGACCCTCGCATGGACGACATCGACCACAAAGAGTCGTACTGCGATGACCAGCCGTTCTACCGCACCAAGGTCAAGCTCAAGAAAGAGATCGTGACTCTGGGCGTCGCAGGCGTCGACCCGAACAAAAAAGTCGGCACCTACGTCGACCCCAAAGACTGGAACGCGTTGATCAGCGACCCGGAAGTGCTGTTAATCGACACCCGTAACGACTACGAAGTGTCCATCGGTACCTTTGAAGGCGCGGTCGACCCGAAGACCACCAGTTTTCGCGAATTTCCCGACTACATCAAAGCCAACTTCGATCCGGCCAGACACAAGAAAGTCGCCATGTTCTGCACCGGTGGCATTCGTTGCGAGAAGGCCTCCAGCTATATGCTCAGCGAAGGCTTCGATGAGGTGTACCACCTTAAGGGCGGGATCCTGAAGTACCTTGAAGAGGTGCCGCAGGAAGAGACCAAATGGCAGGGCGACTGCTTTGTTTTCGATAATCGCGTGACCGTGCGTCACGACTTGAGCGAAGGCGACTACGATCAATGTCATGCCTGCCGCACACCCGTAAGCGTCGAAGACCGCGCGTCCGAGCACTATGTGGCCGGCATCAGTTGTCCGCATTGCTGGGATAAGCTGCCGGAGAAAACCCGTCGCAGCGCGATCGACCGGCAAAAGCAGATTGAGCTGGCCAAGGCCCGCAATATGCCGCACCCGATTGGCTTCAACTACAAGCAAACCCCTTCCGAGGTCTGA
- a CDS encoding fimbrial protein: MTIRQQRALLFLCAIGLCGGASANVTFSGTLNEPPPCTIDGGDTIEVDFGDVGVKRVDGVRYRKHVGYTIRCGTDTLPWALKLSVNGTPTKFDGSAVQTSAPALGIRVFQDNQPFALNTPLDITLSSPPTLEVVPVQQPGAILSPTGFTAVATLLAEYQ, encoded by the coding sequence ATGACAATCAGGCAGCAGCGAGCGCTGCTCTTCCTGTGCGCCATCGGCCTGTGTGGCGGCGCGTCGGCCAACGTGACGTTCAGCGGAACGTTGAATGAGCCACCGCCCTGCACGATTGATGGCGGCGACACCATTGAAGTCGACTTTGGCGATGTGGGGGTCAAGCGCGTCGATGGCGTGAGGTACCGCAAGCACGTGGGTTACACCATCCGCTGTGGTACCGACACGCTGCCTTGGGCGTTGAAGTTGAGCGTCAACGGTACACCCACCAAGTTTGACGGCTCGGCGGTGCAGACCAGCGCGCCTGCGCTGGGGATACGGGTTTTTCAGGACAACCAGCCGTTTGCGCTCAATACCCCCCTGGATATCACTCTGTCGTCACCGCCGACATTGGAAGTGGTGCCCGTCCAGCAGCCCGGCGCAATCCTGAGCCCCACCGGATTCACGGCGGTGGCCACGTTGTTGGCTGAATACCAGTAG
- a CDS encoding DMT family transporter, whose product MHISSGRWVYGFLLTLLTALLWGILPIKLKQVLQVMDPITVTWFRLTVAGSLLFVYLAATKRLPSRKVLGPKGGWLVAMAVCGLVGNYVLYLVGLKLLSPGTAQLVVQMGPIFLMVASVFVFKERFSRGQVLGLIVLIAGFGLFFNQRLEELLTSLGAYTAGVLTILLATSVWVFYALGQKQLLTVWNSLQVMMVIYLTCALLLTPWAHPLEALQLSPLQGWLLLACCMNTLVAYGAFAEALAHWEASRVSATLALTPLVTFVAVALAAWWWPDYVQAEEINALGYFGALVVVLGSATVALAPSLLAGLKARRLRMAS is encoded by the coding sequence ATGCATATCTCTTCCGGTCGCTGGGTCTACGGTTTTTTATTGACCCTGTTGACCGCGCTGCTTTGGGGCATCCTGCCGATCAAACTCAAACAGGTGCTGCAGGTGATGGATCCGATCACCGTGACCTGGTTTCGCCTGACGGTCGCCGGCAGCCTGCTGTTCGTTTACCTCGCGGCCACCAAGCGTTTGCCCAGCCGCAAGGTGCTGGGTCCTAAAGGCGGCTGGCTGGTGGCGATGGCGGTGTGCGGCCTGGTGGGCAATTACGTGTTGTACCTGGTCGGTCTCAAGCTGCTCAGCCCCGGCACGGCCCAGTTGGTGGTGCAGATGGGCCCGATCTTTTTGATGGTCGCCAGTGTGTTCGTATTCAAGGAGCGTTTCAGTCGCGGGCAGGTACTTGGCCTGATCGTGTTGATTGCAGGCTTCGGGTTGTTCTTCAACCAACGCCTGGAGGAACTGCTCACGTCCCTGGGCGCCTACACCGCCGGCGTGCTGACCATTCTGCTGGCGACGTCGGTCTGGGTGTTCTACGCCCTGGGCCAGAAGCAACTGCTGACCGTGTGGAATTCGCTGCAAGTGATGATGGTGATCTACCTGACCTGCGCCTTGCTGCTCACGCCGTGGGCGCATCCGCTGGAGGCGCTGCAACTGAGCCCGCTGCAAGGCTGGCTGTTGCTGGCGTGCTGCATGAATACCCTGGTGGCGTACGGTGCGTTTGCTGAGGCGCTGGCACATTGGGAGGCCTCGCGGGTGAGTGCGACCCTGGCCCTCACGCCGCTGGTGACGTTTGTTGCGGTGGCGTTGGCGGCGTGGTGGTGGCCGGACTACGTGCAGGCCGAAGAGATCAACGCCCTGGGTTACTTCGGCGCACTGGTGGTGGTGCTGGGCTCGGCGACGGTCGCGCTGGCACCGTCGCTGCTCGCCGGGCTCAAGGCCCGGCGGCTGCGCATGGCTTCGTAA
- a CDS encoding fimbrial protein, with protein sequence MRHERVHKGALALLLSCGLIPLGQAADNLRFKGNLVEEACTLRPGDEAITLELWDLTSKYLYINTRSVGRRFKLHLEDCDTTIGDSVTITFGGAGNPELPGLLALDAGSGASGIGVGLETLGDKPLPLNTESDRQALSDGSNVIELKAYVQGEPAAIRDQTIGHGAYSVTSTFTLDYP encoded by the coding sequence ATGCGACATGAAAGGGTTCATAAGGGCGCACTGGCCCTGCTGCTCTCCTGCGGCCTGATCCCGCTCGGACAGGCAGCGGACAACCTGCGTTTTAAGGGCAATCTGGTAGAGGAAGCCTGCACCCTGCGCCCCGGTGACGAGGCCATCACCCTGGAACTGTGGGACCTGACCAGCAAGTACCTCTATATCAACACGCGTTCGGTGGGCAGGCGTTTCAAGCTGCACTTGGAAGACTGCGACACCACCATCGGCGACTCGGTGACCATCACCTTCGGCGGTGCAGGAAACCCCGAGCTTCCCGGTTTGCTCGCGCTGGACGCCGGCAGTGGTGCCTCGGGCATCGGGGTCGGCCTGGAAACACTCGGCGATAAGCCGTTGCCCTTGAATACCGAAAGCGACAGGCAGGCGTTGAGTGATGGCAGCAACGTGATCGAGCTCAAAGCCTATGTGCAGGGCGAGCCGGCTGCGATCAGGGATCAAACCATTGGGCACGGGGCGTACTCGGTGACCTCAACCTTCACGTTGGACTATCCATAG
- a CDS encoding fimbrial protein has product MVNTNGSRAILAGGTLLWAACQAVQADTSLIIRAVIVAPPPCVINGGGTLDVPFGNDLLTSRIDGVNYRREVPYTVTCDSPFSNALTLELKGTGAAFDSRVLATRKADLGVKLFVNGADWPLNSAVNFTHPDFPVVQAVPVKRAGSQLTGGAFDATATLVVDYQ; this is encoded by the coding sequence ATGGTTAACACAAACGGCTCGCGCGCCATTCTGGCCGGGGGCACCTTGCTGTGGGCGGCCTGCCAGGCGGTACAGGCCGACACCAGTCTGATCATTCGCGCGGTCATCGTTGCGCCGCCGCCGTGTGTCATCAACGGCGGCGGTACGCTGGATGTGCCGTTTGGAAATGACCTGCTGACGTCGCGGATCGATGGGGTCAATTATCGTCGTGAGGTGCCTTACACCGTCACCTGTGATTCTCCCTTCAGTAACGCCTTGACCCTGGAACTCAAGGGCACGGGCGCCGCGTTCGACAGCCGCGTGCTTGCGACCCGCAAGGCGGATCTAGGGGTCAAGCTGTTCGTCAATGGCGCCGACTGGCCGTTGAACAGCGCCGTGAACTTTACCCATCCGGATTTCCCCGTGGTGCAGGCGGTGCCCGTCAAGCGTGCCGGTAGCCAACTGACCGGGGGGGCGTTCGATGCGACCGCCACCCTGGTGGTCGATTATCAATGA